Proteins from one Flammeovirgaceae bacterium genomic window:
- a CDS encoding Crp/Fnr family transcriptional regulator — MGKETALWYFESVNLYNVLCPHKTKSMAEVHTFTEYKKDEFIYFPEEKATHIYMIAQGRVKVGHYLDDGKEVVTAILDRGEIFGELALAGEETRRDFAQAMDEVSICPLGIEDLKNLMKEDKELSFKILKLVGLRLMKLERKLELLVFKDARTRIIEFLKDSASWKGKKVGFETMIPTKLTHKDIAALTGTSRQTVTTILNELKDQNLINFDRKKILIRDLDRLK, encoded by the coding sequence CCGCCTTGTGGTATTTTGAAAGTGTGAACCTTTACAATGTGCTTTGCCCGCACAAAACCAAGTCCATGGCCGAGGTGCATACTTTTACAGAGTATAAAAAAGACGAGTTCATCTATTTTCCGGAGGAGAAGGCCACGCATATTTATATGATCGCCCAGGGCAGGGTAAAAGTGGGCCATTACCTTGACGATGGAAAGGAAGTGGTGACGGCCATATTGGACAGGGGCGAAATTTTCGGGGAGTTGGCGTTGGCAGGCGAGGAAACGCGAAGGGACTTTGCACAGGCCATGGACGAAGTTTCCATCTGCCCCCTGGGGATTGAGGACCTCAAAAACCTGATGAAGGAGGACAAGGAATTGAGTTTTAAAATCCTAAAGCTGGTAGGCCTGCGCCTGATGAAGCTGGAGCGGAAGCTGGAGCTGCTTGTCTTCAAAGACGCGCGCACGCGGATCATAGAATTCCTGAAAGACTCTGCCTCGTGGAAAGGGAAAAAGGTGGGCTTCGAAACGATGATCCCCACCAAGCTCACCCATAAGGACATCGCAGCGCTTACCGGTACCTCCCGGCAAACGGTAACCACCATATTGAACGAGCTCAAAGACCAGAACCTGATCAACTTTGACAGGAAGAAAATCCTTATAAGGGACCTTGACCGGTTAAAGTAA